The following proteins are co-located in the Sporosarcina pasteurii genome:
- a CDS encoding glycine betaine ABC transporter substrate-binding protein produces MKKKRFIRGIVLTIVVMLLSGCIFIEKDTIRVGSRNNTESIILSNIMGQLIEDKLGIDVLYKENLGGSNVVWNAMTNGHIDVIPDYTGTIVVSYYHEEPGTAEETLAATKRLVDGDGIVAFNTFGFNNTYTLAFDEKKAEELGVVTFSDFAEYAPDFVLGAVFEFIDRPDGLPGFQKEYNLSFKDVKGMDHGMMYRSINAGEVDVINSYTTDGQLQIYDLRVLEDDQSFFPPYHALPLVRKETLEEYPELEEVLRLLEGKIDEEAMQIMNGKVDNDGIMVERVAEEFLIETGLIEKK; encoded by the coding sequence ATGAAGAAAAAACGATTCATTCGCGGTATAGTGCTCACGATTGTTGTGATGTTATTGTCAGGTTGTATTTTTATTGAAAAAGATACAATTCGTGTCGGTTCTCGGAATAATACGGAAAGTATTATTTTGTCTAACATTATGGGGCAATTAATTGAAGATAAATTGGGAATCGATGTACTCTATAAAGAAAATCTTGGTGGGTCTAACGTTGTTTGGAATGCAATGACAAATGGCCATATCGATGTTATTCCTGATTATACGGGAACGATTGTTGTCTCTTATTACCATGAAGAACCAGGTACAGCAGAAGAAACGTTAGCGGCCACAAAACGACTTGTTGACGGAGATGGCATTGTAGCATTTAACACATTTGGTTTTAACAATACGTACACCCTTGCTTTTGATGAAAAGAAAGCCGAAGAACTGGGGGTAGTGACATTTAGCGATTTCGCTGAATATGCACCCGACTTTGTGTTAGGGGCTGTCTTCGAATTCATCGATCGACCTGATGGACTCCCAGGTTTTCAAAAAGAATACAATCTATCGTTCAAAGACGTAAAAGGAATGGACCATGGGATGATGTACCGTTCGATCAACGCAGGTGAAGTGGATGTCATTAACTCTTATACCACAGACGGTCAGTTGCAAATATATGATTTACGTGTATTAGAAGATGATCAATCATTCTTCCCGCCGTACCATGCACTTCCGCTAGTTCGAAAAGAGACATTAGAAGAGTATCCTGAACTCGAAGAAGTACTTAGGCTTTTAGAAGGAAAGATTGATGAAGAAGCGATGCAAATTATGAATGGAAAAGTCGATAACGATGGCATAATGGTTGAACGAGTTGCAGAGGAATTTTTAATTGAAACAGGGCTAATTGAAAAGAAATGA
- a CDS encoding ABC transporter permease produces the protein MNIWQQLAEQTQLRWIEVLESTFIHIQLVFFSMIIATVLAVTLGIVATRVPWLKTLLLGGAGVLQTIPSLALLGFMIPIFGIGVKTAIAALFLYSLLPIMRNTYTGIKDVDAATVEAAKGVGMTSLQILFKVELPLAIPIIMAGIRTAAVINVGNATLAAFIGAGGLGDFIFLGITRGIDGLILLGAIPATLLAIMIESFFSAVERWTTPEGLK, from the coding sequence ATGAATATATGGCAACAACTTGCTGAACAAACGCAGTTAAGATGGATTGAAGTACTTGAATCTACATTCATTCACATTCAACTCGTCTTCTTTTCGATGATTATCGCTACTGTTCTCGCAGTCACGCTTGGGATAGTCGCTACCCGAGTGCCTTGGTTAAAAACCTTATTACTTGGTGGGGCAGGTGTTCTGCAAACGATTCCAAGTTTAGCGTTACTCGGGTTTATGATTCCGATTTTTGGTATCGGTGTCAAAACAGCAATCGCTGCGCTCTTTTTGTACTCGTTATTGCCAATTATGCGGAATACGTATACGGGGATAAAAGATGTTGACGCGGCGACCGTTGAAGCTGCGAAAGGTGTCGGGATGACGAGTCTGCAAATTTTGTTTAAAGTCGAATTACCACTAGCCATTCCGATTATTATGGCAGGGATCCGTACAGCCGCTGTTATAAACGTTGGAAATGCAACGCTCGCTGCTTTCATCGGTGCTGGAGGACTTGGAGACTTTATTTTCCTTGGTATTACTAGAGGAATTGATGGGTTAATCCTACTTGGTGCAATTCCTGCGACACTTCTAGCGATCATGATTGAATCATTCTTTAGCGCCGTTGAACGTTGGACGACGCCGGAAGGATTGAAATAA
- a CDS encoding CynX/NimT family MFS transporter has protein sequence MRKKNNEQNLVKTQENNGAWIAIVAIILVSVSLRPGIISIGPISTLIQDDFNFSYSTLSMLITIPDLLMGLLALPTPWIARRYGRDTVILYALLLLTLSTLVRAFSPNTFTLLSTTVGVGAGIAIVGTLMGGFIKLKFPNKAALLMGIYTFSLSLGTALAAGTTGIIASYADSGWRLASGIWALPGVLAIIAWIVITLQGRKDSPVSQEVSERSVPIPYKNPTAWMIALYFGCTNLLFYAIIAWVSSMYQEQGYSVSVAGFILLTFTVVFMLANPVFGALSKSLDRRGWLAVSSLLAVVGLILIAIWPDASPFIFISIFAFGLGGAFTLSMTLPLDNTNTVEESNVWNGFVLTVGYLIAATGPFSVGFMRDLSGDFSTSIWFLVGITVLMLILTPFLKPNDRSLQ, from the coding sequence ATGAGAAAAAAGAATAACGAACAAAATTTAGTTAAAACTCAAGAAAATAACGGCGCATGGATTGCAATCGTCGCAATTATTCTTGTTTCCGTTAGTTTACGTCCTGGAATTATTTCTATTGGGCCTATTTCGACCCTTATTCAAGACGATTTTAATTTTTCATATTCAACACTTTCGATGTTAATCACGATACCTGATTTATTAATGGGGCTTTTAGCTTTGCCGACCCCATGGATTGCCCGTCGCTATGGTCGAGATACAGTAATCCTTTATGCTTTATTACTGCTTACTTTATCCACTCTAGTTCGCGCATTTTCTCCCAATACATTCACATTACTTTCAACAACAGTAGGTGTTGGTGCTGGTATCGCCATCGTCGGTACGTTGATGGGTGGTTTCATCAAATTGAAATTCCCTAATAAAGCAGCATTACTAATGGGGATTTATACTTTCTCCCTATCACTAGGTACTGCACTCGCGGCAGGTACAACAGGAATCATCGCTTCATATGCAGATAGTGGATGGCGCTTAGCGTCTGGTATTTGGGCTTTGCCCGGTGTTTTAGCTATCATTGCTTGGATTGTGATCACCCTTCAAGGGCGTAAAGATAGTCCTGTTTCACAAGAAGTTTCCGAAAGAAGCGTGCCAATTCCATATAAAAACCCAACAGCATGGATGATTGCTCTCTATTTCGGATGTACGAATCTCCTTTTCTATGCCATCATAGCTTGGGTTTCATCGATGTATCAAGAACAAGGATATTCGGTTTCCGTTGCAGGGTTTATACTTTTAACTTTCACCGTTGTATTTATGCTGGCTAACCCTGTATTTGGCGCACTTAGTAAATCACTTGACCGCCGTGGCTGGTTAGCTGTATCTTCCTTGCTTGCTGTAGTAGGTTTGATACTTATTGCCATTTGGCCAGATGCATCTCCATTTATATTTATATCTATTTTTGCTTTTGGCCTTGGTGGTGCCTTTACTCTAAGTATGACCTTGCCACTAGATAATACGAATACAGTAGAAGAATCGAACGTCTGGAACGGATTTGTTTTAACTGTAGGATATCTGATTGCAGCAACAGGACCGTTCTCGGTTGGATTTATGCGAGATCTCTCTGGAGACTTCAGTACTTCGATTTGGTTTCTTGTAGGTATAACAGTTCTTATGCTTATCTTGACACCTTTCCTTAAACCGAATGATCGTTCTTTACAATAG
- a CDS encoding helix-turn-helix transcriptional regulator, whose translation MAIIINIDVMLAKRKMSVTELSEKVGITMANISILKNGKAKAIRFSTLEAICQALDCQPGDIIEYKPDEVD comes from the coding sequence ATGGCAATTATCATTAATATAGATGTGATGTTGGCGAAAAGGAAAATGAGTGTAACAGAGCTTTCCGAGAAGGTAGGCATCACAATGGCTAATATTTCAATATTGAAAAACGGAAAGGCAAAAGCAATTAGATTTTCAACTCTAGAGGCCATTTGTCAGGCATTAGACTGCCAACCGGGGGATATTATCGAATACAAACCTGATGAAGTGGATTGA
- a CDS encoding ornithine cyclodeaminase family protein encodes MLIINEKEIQSIYAMNEALLDVEQVLQAMAKGKIDNPNRTVIEFPERSASSLYMPSADLVDEMATMKAVTIFPENPALGKPTTQGVLLVTDATNGEHLALMNASYLTRLRTGALSGLATARLAREDAAVLTVIGTGGMAFEQVLGVLAVRNIEQILLVNPTEEKAVQFGEKLRSFGIKEEIQIEIIRDVAVAVRQADIICCSTRSSEPVFDGKDVKPGTHVNGVGSYLPHMREVDFEFIQRASKIVVDDLDGIKEEAGELIHAAEQPDWSFDKLHGELKELVTDNIDGRTNEEEITFFKCVGAAYFDLAVAKGVYKIANERKIGLRTEI; translated from the coding sequence ATGTTAATTATTAATGAAAAAGAAATCCAATCGATTTATGCAATGAACGAAGCTTTACTAGACGTTGAACAAGTATTACAAGCAATGGCAAAGGGAAAAATCGACAATCCGAATCGTACAGTGATAGAATTCCCTGAACGTAGTGCATCATCGTTGTATATGCCGAGTGCTGATCTTGTAGATGAAATGGCAACAATGAAAGCCGTTACTATCTTCCCGGAAAACCCTGCACTCGGAAAACCGACTACTCAAGGGGTCCTGTTAGTGACAGATGCGACAAATGGCGAACATTTGGCGTTGATGAATGCATCTTACTTAACACGTTTACGAACGGGTGCATTAAGTGGTTTAGCGACCGCGAGATTAGCAAGAGAGGATGCTGCAGTTTTAACAGTCATTGGTACGGGCGGCATGGCGTTTGAACAAGTATTAGGCGTCTTAGCTGTCCGCAATATTGAACAAATTTTACTCGTGAATCCGACTGAAGAGAAAGCTGTTCAATTCGGCGAAAAGCTTCGTTCATTTGGCATTAAGGAAGAGATTCAAATTGAAATTATTCGAGACGTTGCAGTGGCGGTTCGTCAAGCTGACATTATTTGCTGTAGTACGCGCTCCTCAGAACCTGTATTTGATGGAAAAGACGTGAAACCTGGAACCCATGTAAATGGAGTAGGCTCTTATTTACCGCATATGCGCGAAGTCGATTTTGAATTTATTCAACGTGCAAGTAAAATTGTCGTCGATGATTTAGATGGCATTAAAGAAGAAGCCGGAGAATTAATTCATGCAGCTGAACAACCTGACTGGAGTTTTGATAAGCTTCATGGTGAATTAAAAGAACTGGTAACCGATAACATTGACGGACGGACAAACGAAGAAGAAATTACATTTTTCAAATGTGTTGGTGCTGCTTATTTCGACTTGGCCGTAGCTAAAGGGGTTTATAAAATAGCGAATGAACGAAAGATTGGCTTACGGACTGAGATTTGA
- a CDS encoding FMN-binding negative transcriptional regulator, whose amino-acid sequence MFIPKYFKVTDMNEVIEFIQKNSFGTIVTTKQGKPIATHIPLEFGKKGDEYYITGHIAYGNPQWRTFETCENALVMYQGPDAYISSSWYGDENVPTWNYQAVHVYGKPIILEQEELKQELIMLLEKYEKHRKNPVFWDKLSPQLLERELKGIVGFKIKVEEVEAAYKLSQNRNKEDYRNIIDQLQEEEDLNSHQLAEAMKKNKK is encoded by the coding sequence ATGTTTATTCCTAAATATTTTAAAGTCACGGACATGAATGAGGTCATAGAGTTTATTCAAAAAAACTCTTTTGGAACCATCGTCACAACAAAACAAGGGAAACCAATTGCCACTCATATACCTTTGGAGTTTGGAAAAAAAGGCGATGAATATTATATCACAGGACATATAGCCTATGGAAATCCTCAATGGAGAACATTTGAAACGTGTGAGAACGCACTTGTTATGTACCAGGGACCGGATGCGTATATTTCTTCTTCATGGTATGGTGATGAAAATGTTCCAACATGGAATTATCAAGCGGTCCATGTATATGGCAAACCGATTATTTTAGAGCAAGAAGAGTTAAAACAAGAACTGATTATGTTACTAGAAAAATATGAAAAACATCGGAAAAATCCAGTTTTTTGGGACAAGCTCTCGCCTCAGCTATTAGAAAGGGAACTTAAAGGTATTGTAGGATTTAAGATTAAAGTGGAAGAAGTTGAAGCCGCTTATAAATTAAGCCAGAATCGAAATAAGGAGGATTACCGCAACATCATTGATCAATTACAGGAGGAAGAAGATCTGAATTCTCATCAATTGGCAGAAGCGATGAAGAAAAATAAAAAATAG
- a CDS encoding helix-turn-helix domain-containing protein, with protein sequence MEENLGVLIKQIRKQKKMTLKSLSEQTELSISFLSQLERGKSSATLNSLKKISLALDVNPGYFFNEVTEEGEVTSSDALKTRQITSPQFSYKDLSGQLENPAFAPMLITLKPGQNEGESFSHAGQEFLYVLKGELTLQIGDRTQTLKPHQSIMFDSNQVHYWYNYTNDEVQFLCISYDEK encoded by the coding sequence TTGGAAGAAAATTTAGGGGTACTGATTAAACAAATACGAAAACAGAAGAAGATGACGTTGAAAAGTCTTTCTGAGCAAACTGAACTCTCGATCAGTTTTTTGTCGCAGTTAGAAAGAGGAAAATCTTCTGCGACATTAAATTCCTTAAAAAAGATATCTTTGGCACTCGATGTCAATCCGGGATATTTTTTTAATGAAGTTACAGAAGAGGGTGAAGTCACTTCGAGTGATGCTTTGAAAACCCGGCAAATTACAAGTCCACAATTTTCGTATAAAGACTTAAGTGGTCAATTAGAAAATCCGGCATTTGCACCAATGTTGATTACGCTGAAACCAGGACAAAATGAGGGAGAGTCATTTTCGCATGCAGGCCAAGAATTTTTATATGTATTAAAAGGAGAGCTCACTTTACAAATAGGAGATAGGACTCAAACGCTTAAACCGCATCAATCCATTATGTTTGACTCAAATCAGGTGCATTACTGGTATAACTATACAAACGACGAAGTCCAATTTTTATGCATTTCGTATGACGAAAAGTAA
- a CDS encoding GNAT family N-acetyltransferase → MTICFKNSKNINVDQLEKLYNDVEWFAYTQDLAILQQALSQSLDVISAWDGDELVGLIRIVGDGLTIIYVQDILVLNAYQNQGIATKLLQQTLNKYNSVRQKVLLTEEAPDVRHFYEKNGFQSCDKGFLVAFAKMN, encoded by the coding sequence ATGACGATATGTTTCAAGAATAGTAAAAACATTAATGTTGATCAGTTGGAAAAATTATATAATGACGTTGAATGGTTTGCATATACACAGGATTTGGCCATTCTACAACAGGCTCTATCGCAATCACTGGATGTTATATCAGCTTGGGACGGAGACGAGTTAGTTGGACTCATTCGAATTGTTGGTGATGGATTAACAATTATATACGTACAAGACATACTCGTCTTAAATGCTTATCAAAACCAAGGAATTGCTACCAAACTACTGCAACAAACCTTGAATAAATACAATAGCGTTCGGCAAAAGGTTCTCCTAACTGAGGAGGCTCCTGACGTCAGACACTTTTATGAAAAGAACGGCTTTCAATCTTGTGACAAAGGATTTTTAGTTGCATTTGCTAAGATGAATTAA
- a CDS encoding betaine/proline/choline family ABC transporter ATP-binding protein (Members of the family are the ATP-binding subunit of ABC transporters for substrates such as betaine, L-proline or other amino acids, choline, carnitine, etc. The substrate specificity is best determined from the substrate-binding subunit, rather than this subunit, as it interacts with the permease subunit and not with substrate directly.) encodes MIKFENVTKTYEGGFQAVKSVNFEIKEGELLVLIGPSGSGKSTTMKMINRIIPHTSGTVSIDDKDIKSYKASELRRNIGYVIQQIGLFPHYTIEKNIAIVPQLKGWDEKDIQPRVKELLELVGLDPKIHATRYPKELSGGQQQRVGIARALASNPDIILMDEPFSALDPITREQLQAELLTLHKKLKKTIVFVTHDMDEALKMGDRIAIMKDGKLLQLDTPEKLLHEPAHGFVEEFIGKHRIIQNPELMPVTEIMSETIVTSPPQRSPERALALIRQRKITNLVILSDDKKLLGIVSAYDLLKQFDVIDTIDDIMVPAKLVLLDTATAKDAIVMIDEAPFGMIPVVDSDQKIVGLVTRGSLLSAMSSQWTETEEDTIE; translated from the coding sequence ATGATTAAGTTTGAAAATGTAACAAAAACGTATGAAGGCGGATTTCAAGCCGTCAAGTCTGTCAATTTTGAAATTAAAGAAGGTGAATTACTCGTTCTGATAGGTCCGAGTGGTTCAGGAAAATCAACAACAATGAAAATGATTAATCGCATTATCCCTCACACAAGTGGAACGGTATCAATTGATGATAAAGACATTAAGTCGTATAAAGCTTCCGAGCTTCGACGTAATATTGGCTATGTCATCCAGCAAATTGGACTATTTCCGCACTATACAATTGAAAAGAATATTGCAATCGTTCCACAACTCAAAGGGTGGGATGAAAAAGATATTCAACCACGAGTCAAAGAACTGCTTGAATTGGTCGGTCTAGACCCCAAAATCCACGCGACCCGCTATCCTAAAGAACTTTCCGGTGGTCAACAACAACGAGTTGGAATTGCTCGAGCACTTGCATCAAATCCAGATATTATTTTAATGGATGAACCTTTCAGTGCACTAGATCCGATTACTCGCGAACAGCTACAAGCTGAACTTTTAACATTGCATAAAAAGTTAAAGAAAACGATTGTCTTCGTAACACATGACATGGATGAAGCTTTAAAAATGGGTGACCGTATTGCTATTATGAAAGACGGTAAATTACTTCAGTTAGATACTCCAGAGAAATTACTACATGAACCAGCCCATGGATTTGTGGAAGAGTTTATTGGCAAACACCGCATTATCCAAAATCCTGAACTTATGCCAGTTACTGAGATTATGTCAGAAACTATCGTTACTTCTCCCCCTCAGCGTTCTCCGGAAAGAGCACTTGCTCTGATCCGTCAACGTAAAATAACAAACCTTGTAATTTTAAGTGACGACAAGAAACTATTAGGTATCGTATCTGCCTATGATCTATTAAAACAATTTGATGTGATCGATACGATTGACGATATCATGGTTCCTGCAAAACTAGTTTTACTTGATACGGCAACTGCAAAAGATGCTATCGTGATGATTGACGAAGCACCTTTTGGAATGATTCCAGTTGTAGACAGCGACCAAAAAATTGTAGGGCTTGTTACACGCGGTTCCTTACTCTCCGCTATGTCCAGTCAATGGACGGAAACGGAGGAAGATACAATTGAATAA
- a CDS encoding DUF2975 domain-containing protein encodes MKQGSTLFLKIAVFLMGIPVLALGIFGVTWLAKNPFNSNYDQILYPIVIGMYLSVIPFFIALSQAFKLLSFIDKNKAFSERSVNALKKIKRCAMVISGLYVIVLPFVFFVAELDDAPGLIIVGMVPIFASMVIAVFAAVLHRLLQEAIHMKTENDLTV; translated from the coding sequence ATGAAACAAGGTTCAACACTCTTTTTAAAAATCGCTGTTTTTCTAATGGGAATTCCAGTCCTTGCGCTCGGTATATTTGGCGTGACTTGGTTAGCAAAGAATCCTTTTAATTCGAATTATGACCAAATCCTCTATCCGATTGTAATAGGCATGTATCTATCGGTAATCCCGTTTTTTATTGCATTGTCCCAGGCATTTAAACTCTTAAGCTTTATTGATAAAAACAAAGCTTTCTCTGAGCGTTCTGTTAACGCTTTAAAAAAGATTAAACGTTGCGCAATGGTCATTAGTGGTTTGTATGTGATTGTATTACCATTTGTATTTTTCGTCGCAGAGCTCGATGATGCACCAGGACTGATTATAGTTGGAATGGTTCCTATCTTTGCTTCAATGGTGATCGCAGTTTTTGCAGCTGTTCTTCATAGACTTTTGCAAGAAGCGATTCATATGAAAACAGAAAATGATTTGACGGTTTGA
- a CDS encoding PLP-dependent aminotransferase family protein: protein MKNTIFILNDDSPKYQQIYEQFKSFIKRGDIHPNDSLPSIRQLAESLQVSRNTTLMAYEQLLAEGYIRSEARKGYFVNELQQVLVQDTFNPPHKKHKVTVTPVEVDFRAGAVDQTNFPLKIWRRISNQVLTLPESFRYGEPFGEVCLREQIATYLFQYRGVKTEPNAIIIGSSTQQMLIHLGQILKDDNAGIIIEDPGYDGAMEAFRFHRFRIETLPVYETGANFSVLEKLESRLIYVTPSHQSPLGVSMSIQQRQMLIHWANNKNGFIIEDDYDSEFRYTQRPFPALASIDSTRVIYLGNFSKSFLPGIRLSYMVLPELLLNRYKKQFLHFESTSSLLSQLTMAKFMEEGEWNRHIKRMRLVYKRKMQCLVSELKKHFKQSISIIGEQSGLFVLVKVHLNHSEEWLIERASIYGVKVYPTSIYFIKNHPAEAIIKLGFSNLTRDEIQKGVKLLNKAWED from the coding sequence ATGAAAAACACTATTTTTATTTTGAACGATGACTCCCCCAAATACCAGCAAATATACGAGCAGTTCAAGTCTTTTATTAAGCGTGGCGACATACATCCTAATGATTCTTTGCCGTCCATTCGCCAACTTGCAGAGTCTCTTCAAGTCAGTCGCAATACCACATTGATGGCATATGAGCAGCTTTTAGCGGAAGGCTATATCCGCTCAGAAGCGAGAAAAGGATATTTTGTAAATGAATTACAGCAAGTTTTAGTTCAAGATACTTTCAACCCACCTCATAAAAAGCATAAAGTGACGGTAACGCCAGTCGAAGTTGATTTCAGAGCAGGGGCCGTAGATCAAACCAATTTCCCTTTAAAAATTTGGAGAAGGATATCAAATCAAGTTTTAACATTACCGGAGAGCTTTCGATACGGGGAACCCTTTGGTGAGGTATGCTTGCGTGAGCAAATCGCGACTTATCTATTCCAATACCGTGGAGTTAAAACAGAGCCAAATGCGATTATTATCGGCAGTAGTACCCAACAAATGTTAATTCATCTTGGACAAATCCTAAAGGATGATAATGCTGGCATTATTATAGAGGATCCAGGTTATGATGGAGCAATGGAGGCTTTTCGATTTCATCGTTTCAGGATTGAGACTTTACCAGTTTATGAGACAGGGGCTAATTTTTCAGTATTAGAAAAACTGGAGTCGAGGTTAATCTATGTAACCCCCTCCCATCAAAGTCCACTAGGTGTAAGTATGTCCATTCAACAAAGGCAAATGCTTATTCATTGGGCTAACAACAAAAATGGATTTATTATCGAAGACGATTATGACAGTGAATTTCGCTATACTCAACGACCATTTCCAGCACTTGCATCCATTGATTCAACAAGAGTCATTTACCTAGGGAATTTCTCAAAGTCCTTTCTTCCAGGAATCCGCCTAAGTTATATGGTGCTACCAGAGTTATTATTAAATCGTTATAAAAAACAATTTCTTCATTTCGAGAGTACCTCATCGCTCTTGAGCCAGCTTACAATGGCTAAATTTATGGAAGAAGGAGAATGGAATCGCCATATTAAACGAATGCGGCTTGTCTATAAGCGAAAAATGCAGTGCTTAGTTTCAGAATTAAAAAAACACTTCAAACAAAGTATATCCATCATTGGAGAACAGTCTGGTTTGTTCGTTTTAGTTAAAGTACATCTAAATCATTCAGAAGAATGGTTAATCGAGCGTGCTTCCATTTATGGGGTAAAAGTCTATCCTACTTCAATCTATTTCATAAAAAATCATCCTGCAGAAGCAATTATTAAACTGGGATTCAGTAATCTTACACGTGATGAAATTCAAAAAGGCGTGAAGCTTTTAAATAAGGCTTGGGAGGACTAA
- a CDS encoding MFS transporter: MEKKNLNRVLIASLVGSSIEWFDYFLYGTVAALVFNQLFFVTEDPTIGLLLAYASFALAFFIRPFGGIIFSHIGDRIGRKKTLVLTLSIMGIATFAMGLLPTYQAIGIWAPILLITLRLVQGLGIGGEWGGALLLAVEYAPPEKRGFFGSIPQMGITIGMMLGTLALSIMTLLPEGSFMTWGWRVPFILSALLVVFGLWIRKGIDETPSFKEVQARGEIPKIPLFTTLKTHWREVLIAIGAKVVETAPFYIFGTFVVSYATTYLGFSNRAVLNSVMVATIITTLLIPLMGKLSDRVGRKPLYVYGTIIMALYAFPYFWLLKQGSVILLGIATVIGLGIIWAPITAVLGTMFSEIFSAEVRYTGISLGYQIGAAVAGGTAPLVATALLAKFNNSYVPVAMYIIFTAIVSLIAIWAVKDRRGQELDA, from the coding sequence ATGGAGAAAAAGAATTTGAATCGCGTTCTGATTGCGAGTTTAGTAGGGAGTTCCATTGAATGGTTTGACTACTTTTTATATGGAACTGTTGCTGCGCTTGTATTTAATCAGTTGTTCTTCGTTACAGAGGATCCGACAATTGGACTCTTACTAGCGTATGCATCGTTTGCGCTTGCCTTCTTCATTCGTCCATTTGGCGGAATTATTTTCAGTCATATTGGGGATCGCATTGGACGAAAGAAAACACTCGTATTAACACTAAGCATTATGGGGATTGCAACATTTGCCATGGGCTTATTACCTACATATCAAGCGATCGGTATTTGGGCACCGATTTTATTAATTACTTTAAGATTAGTACAAGGTCTAGGCATAGGCGGAGAATGGGGCGGCGCTTTACTGTTAGCTGTTGAATATGCACCGCCTGAAAAACGTGGGTTTTTCGGAAGTATTCCACAAATGGGGATTACGATTGGAATGATGCTTGGTACGCTTGCACTTTCCATTATGACTTTACTTCCAGAAGGTTCCTTTATGACTTGGGGATGGCGTGTCCCTTTCATTTTGAGTGCACTTCTCGTTGTATTTGGCCTTTGGATTCGTAAAGGAATTGATGAGACACCTTCATTTAAAGAAGTACAAGCAAGAGGAGAAATTCCAAAGATTCCACTGTTTACAACTTTAAAAACACATTGGCGTGAAGTACTCATTGCCATTGGGGCGAAAGTTGTTGAAACTGCACCGTTTTATATTTTCGGAACGTTTGTCGTTTCGTATGCAACAACATATCTCGGATTTTCAAATCGGGCAGTCTTAAATTCTGTAATGGTTGCTACGATCATTACAACGCTCTTAATTCCTCTCATGGGCAAACTTTCGGACCGTGTTGGAAGAAAGCCTCTATATGTGTATGGAACGATTATTATGGCGCTTTATGCATTTCCATATTTTTGGTTATTGAAACAAGGTTCCGTGATTCTGTTAGGCATTGCGACGGTGATTGGATTAGGAATTATTTGGGCACCAATTACTGCCGTGCTCGGAACCATGTTCTCTGAAATTTTCTCGGCTGAAGTTCGATATACGGGAATCTCACTTGGTTATCAAATCGGGGCTGCTGTGGCCGGTGGAACCGCCCCACTCGTAGCAACTGCACTACTTGCAAAATTTAATAACTCTTACGTGCCAGTTGCGATGTACATTATTTTCACTGCAATCGTTTCACTAATCGCTATTTGGGCTGTGAAAGATCGTCGTGGCCAAGAATTGGACGCTTAG